A stretch of the Taeniopygia guttata chromosome 3, bTaeGut7.mat, whole genome shotgun sequence genome encodes the following:
- the AKAP12 gene encoding A-kinase anchor protein 12 isoform X2: MLGTVTMAVGQTEHSGVTLKEDTETVETNPSDSGTKDSVDAEKEDAHSIKQLPALEEVAEDQVAEPQSYDLGFKKVFKFVGFRFTVKKEKTGKSDPVQLLTVKKESQVPEGADDQKEVASEEMAVPEDVLSAEDNTKDTLRNEKTEDESPKIPETTEVCSQPAALTTETASPLRKLFTQGWTGFRKKKSFRKPKEDEQQSPVKEEEKEIEGTTLTTEIDEKEEKPESEKQDEERNVTAVTSEVHEKERTEGEMQESEKTLAATGVEESEKKEIVKHDEQGQKEDPTAAAVKESAEGKKDEDDQERKLMEVSENLGKEEEKTEEGEKEGEVTEKPLKTKSVVPLVTDSVDKELKTSSEVLSVGEKLESMEKCEIDDRTEIASEETFETGSVAMEISSDQLRKSEGREGSKHALLGKDTIDEKTEEAELKMSPTADIAQGEALDITAEKKESKEHETKSTLSAPESKSFSTSEQPVDTGDNQQSVKPADGGLQGKPGTDTTDAVKLDETTVERTSEEAAGKRPLEGITNEVELLSSQEKTKLQGSPLKKLFTGTGLKKLSGKKQKGKREESKSGEQGEPIQHLSDSPDSPEEQKGESSASSPEEMSEIPSLEKSADGMQVTESEDATIPDVERKREAVTPWASFKKMVTPKKRVRRPSESDKEEEMDKTKSVAVSATENVVDENQGEIQENGIDQKPEKITEEPKRKVDASVSWETFICVGSSKKRARKSSSSDEESQKVEESGLSKETATDAVLTSSQESDQGQGNSSPEQAGSPSESEGISTWESFKRLVTARRRSKTRVEERTEDSVVGSSLEHSTSDGEPGKDESWVPFRKLMPGRRKKKSDGKAEPAHLKQAREDMAETAEEDSDVPAVVPLSEYEAAEQEKMEAQRVKDAEVMREQNSEVERAEKLEETLRMEQGSEGLVDAVAVTIVEEERAVSSIEERSPSWISAALTECIEQAREEEEKETQKIAEPGVPVEDAVVAPKTVPETRKDVSDDTTASELELTSEAVTALETAEASCAEETMEVSLAEETTEMVSAVSQLLETPDTTEEATPVQEVEATEQNLKELDKQTQKVLHEVAERVKSDVTQLISERAVTETIITTVQGLESELKSGAKDGNNVGQETVLLEQSLEKEHKEDGSQPQKSAGSIQGQNNVKENVLPEGSEKSEIPSAMEESTEGHQGYLEDHKEVNEVQRTTEETLSHGTEFHSTKATTPKEELFAKQEPSEQETNTEFTLDETRDECAPEGKPAVQDKTEDETSSLGLTAEKLEEEGRMLTVGSECTDADVTVFPVKTEKQDGIPDSEEQVCTKGVPSRTPALREEDDAVHNGVKSTEVTVPEVLLQSKGKTSVHPSKTVGSEAAADVEQSMNDESDRDIAAKYSVPAIEPQCRDKTTETPSKTDEAKGGEVEGAVLKSETWLESTSVVAEAPMQIEADGASNLASTCPEIVENGSAVITDKSPKKCETPSSLAGEDTVRKGQELVEALNCQGFQKEDKKNEQLLEEAKEVFEYEKQEAVRHGECSTAVQQEEGSDSAFPQAESLGALKTPVALAAAAGGEHVVAETATCTDMTAKTVQPLATTPEQMASEEVPISNTDCSGCGTAELGSVEAPKPRVTCASMNGISEEQELPQSTGQAEHNGVPPSPSLSPSHPEFQKHVVQSVTIESQSTKIVLNAIQSAVHKLAETEESAALDSEESIKSVGKGPSDKIVPELLGSTQVDQQLPVKEEEIRSKEQELKQPGIVKTATLTESATVEKAKDMPLISEMLKDGQSQNSLTIMTSPEDISRESVKLQKSSLEQSTSEDSTKDALDLHTPKLREKEVGYIMEMSDQHTGQQTCRESEEQPYHPPVEDGKTQMCEDDSCQEETSCDRQSQNSVALTP; the protein is encoded by the exons atgctggggacagtgacGATGGCGG TTGGACAAACAGAACATTCTGGTGTAACTTTGAAGGAAGACACTGAAACTGTGGAGACAAATCCATCTGACTCTGGCACCAAGGACAGTGTAGATGCCGAGAAGGAGGATGCTCATTCAATTAAGCAGTTGCCGGCTTTGGAAGAAGTTGCAGAAGATCAGGTGGCAGAGCCACAGTCTTATGATCTGGGttttaaaaaggtttttaaatttGTTGGGTTCAGATTCACAgtgaagaaggaaaagacaggaaaatcGGATCCAGTTCAGCTGCTTACTGTGAAAAAGGAATCACAGGTCCCTGAAGGAGCTGATGATCAAAAAGAAGTTGCCTCAGAAGAAATGGCAGTGCCTGAGGATGTACTCTCTGCAGAAGACAATACCAAAGATAcactgagaaatgaaaaaacagaAGATGAATCTCCTAAAATACCAGAAACAACTGAGGTTTGTTCTCAGCCAGCTGCTTTAACCACTGAAACTGCATCACCATTAAGAAAACTTTTTACTCAAGGATGGACTGgatttagaaaaaagaaaagttttaggAAGCCTAAAGAAGATGAACAACAGTCTCCTGTgaaagaagaggagaaagaaatagaGGGGACAACATTAACAACTGAAATTGATGAAAAGGAGGAGAAACCGGAATCTGAGAAGCAAGATGAAGAGAGGAATGTGACAGCAGTAACTAGTGAAGTGCATGAAAAGGAGCGAACTGAAGGTGAAAtgcaggagtcagaaaagacTCTGGCAGCCACAGGAGTAgaagaaagtgaaaagaaagagaTAGTCAAGCATGATGAGCAGGGACAAAAAGAGGacccaacagcagcagctgtaaaaGAAagtgcagagggaaaaaaagatgaagatgatcaagaaagaaaactgaTGGAAGTCTCAGAAAATCTTggtaaagaggaagaaaaaactgaagaaggagagaaagaaggtGAGGTGACAGAGAAGCCACTAAAAACAAAGTCAGTGGTACCTCTTGTCACTGACAGTGTGGACAAAGAATTGAAAACATCCTCAGAAGTCCTATCTGTGGGAGAAAAACTGGAGTCAATGGAGAAGTGTGAAATAGATGACAGAACTGAAATAGCCTCTGAAGAGACATTTGAAACAGGATCTGTGGCAATGGAAATTTCTAGTGATCAGCTTAGAAAAtctgaaggaagagaaggaagtaAACATGCTCTTCTTGGGAAAGATACAATAGATGAAAAAACAGAGGAAGCAGAATTGAAAATGTCACCCACAGCAGATATTGCACAGGGAGAAGCTCTGGATATAACcgcagagaagaaagaaagcaaagaacaTGAAACAAAGTCAACTCTCAGTGCTCCTGAATCAAAGTCCTTTTCTACTTCTGAGCAACCAGTTGACACAGGGGATAATCAACAGTCAGTCAAACCCGCTGATGGAGGACTACAGGGAAAACCTGGCACAGATACCACTGATGCTGTCAAACTAGATGAAACAACCGTGGAAAGAACTTCTGAAGAGGCAGCTGGAAAGAGGCCTCTTGAAGGTATCACAAATGAAGTAGAACTCCTGTCGTCTCAAGAAAAGACTAAACTACAAGGCAGCCCTTTAAAGAAACTCTTTACAGGTACTGGATTGAAGAAGCTGTCTGGAAAGAAGCAAAAAGGTAAAAGAGAAGAATCTAAGTCAGGGGAGCAGGGGGAACCAATTCAGCACTTATCAGATTCCCCAGATAGCCCAGAGGAACAAAAGGGGGAGAGTTCTGCTTCTTCTCCTGAGGAGATGAGTGAAATTCCCTCTTTGGAAAAATCTGCAGATGGAATGCAGGTCACTGAAAGTGAAGACGCCACAATTCCAGATGTGGAGCGAAAAAGAGAAGCTGTTACACCTTGGGCATCATTTAAAAAGATGGTGACTCCCAAGAAACGTGTCAGAAGGCCTTCTGAAAGTgataaagaagaagaaatggaTAAGACAAAGAGTGTTGCAGTATCTGCAACTGAAAATGTTGTTGATGAAAATCAGggagaaatacaagaaaatgGAATTGACCAGAAACCAGAGAAAATTACAGAAGAGCCCAAAAGAAAAGTTGATGCGTCTGTGTCCTGGGAAACTTTCATATGTGTAGGTTCTTCAAAGAAAAGAGCCAGGAAGTCATCATCATCTGATGAAGAAAGCCAAAAAGTAGAAGAGTCTGGACTGAGCAAAGAAACAGCAACAGATGCAGTTCTTACTAGCTCTCAGGAGAGTGATCAAGGACAAGGGAATTCTTCCCCTGAACAAGCTGGAAGTCCATCTGAAAGTGAAGGAATTTCAACATGGGAATCATTTAAAAGGTTAGTTACTGCAAGAAGGAGATCCAAAACCAGAGTGGAAGAGAGAACTGAGGACTCTGTTGTGGGATCTAGCCTGGAACATTCAACATCGGATGGTGAGCCTGGGAAAGATGAATCATGGGTTCCATTTAGAAAGTTGATGCCTGGACGCAGGAAGAAAAAGTCAGATGGAAAGGCAGAACCAGCACATCTTAAACAAGCAAGAGAAGACATGGCAGAAACAGCTGAGGAAGATTCTGATGTTCCAGCTGTTGTTCCTTTATCTGAATATGAAGCAGCAGAACAGGAGAAAATGGAAGCTCAACGAGTGAAAGATGCTGAAGTGATGAGAGAACAAAACAGTGAGGTAGAGAGAGCAGAAAAGTTAGAGGAGACCCTGAGGATGGAGCAAGGATCTGAAGGGCTGGTAGATGCAGTTGCTGTTACCATTGTGGAAGAAGAAAGGGCAGTGAGCAGCATTGAGGAAAGGTCACCATCATGGAtatctgctgctctgacagagTGCATTGAGCAGgcaagagaagaagaagagaaagaaactcAGAAAATAGCTGAACCGGGTGTTCCTGTGGAGGATGCTGTGGTAGCTCCTAAGACAGTGCCAGAGACTAGAAAGGATGTAAGTGATGACACCACAGCAAGTGAGCTGGAGCTAACTTCCGAAGCCGTGACTGCTCTGGAGACAGCAGAAGCTTCCTGTGCTGAAGAAACCATGGAGGTGTCCCTTGCCGAGGAGACAACTGAGATGGTTTCTGCTGTTTCACAGTTGTTAGAAACCCCAGATACTACAGAGGAAGCTACACCAGTTCAAGAAGTAGAGGCCACTGAACAAAATTTGAAAGAATTGGACAAACAGACACAAAAAGTTCTTCATGAAGTTGCTGAAAGAGTAAAGTCAGATGTAACACAGCTGATTAGTGAAAGAGCTGTGACAGAAACTATAATTACAACAGTTCAGGGACTTGAGTCAGAATTGAAAAGTGGTGCTAAAGATGGGAACAATGTTGGCCAGGAAACTGTTCTGCTTGAACAGTCCTTGGAAAAAGAACACAAAGAGGatggctcccagccccagaaaAGTGCAGGGAGCATTCAGGGCCAAAACAATGTTAAAGAGAATGTATTACCTGAAGGTTCAGAGAAAAGTGAAATACCTTCTGCGAtggaagaaagcacagaaggaCATCAAGGATATTTAGAAGACCATAAAGAAGTCAATGAAGTGCAGAGGACAACAGAGGAAACTTTATCGCATGGCACAGAGTTTCACAGCACTAAAGCCACCACTCCCAAGGAAGAGCTGTTTGCAAAGCAGGAGCCTTCAGAACAAGAGACAAATACGGAGTTTACACTGGATGAGACAAGAGATGAATGTGCTCCAGAAGGAAAGCCTGCA GTTCAGGACAAGACAGAGGATGAGACCTCATCCTTGGGGCTTACAGCTGAAAAGCTTGAAGAAGAGGGTAGAATGCTCACTGTGGGATCAGAGTGCACAGACGCAGATGTCACAGTCTTTCCTGTTAAAACTGAGAAACAAGATGGAATTCCTGACTCAGAAGAGCAAGTTTGTACTAAAGGAGTTCCTAGCAGGACACCTGCCCTGAGAGAGGAAGATGATGCTGTGCACAACGGAGTAAAAAGCACAGAAGTCACTGTTCCTGAGGTTCTGCTGCAGAGCAAGGGAAAAACCTCTGTCCATCCTTCAAAAACAGTTGGCTCAGAAGCAGCTGCAGATGTGGAGCAGAGCATGAATGATGAGTCTGACAGGGACATTGCAGCAAAATATTCTGTGCCTGCCATAGAGCCACAATGCAGGGACAAAACAACTGAAACCCCCTCCAAGACTGATGAAGCCAAAGGTGGTGAAGTGGAAGGTGCTGTGCTCAAATCTGAAACATGGTTGGAGAGCACTTCCGTTGTTGCTGAGGCTCCCATGCAGATTGAAGCAGATGGGGCATCTAATTTAGCATCAACGTGCCCAGAGATCGTTGAAAATGGAAGTGCTGTTATCACTGATAAAAGTCCTAAGAAATGTGAAACACCTAGCAGTTTGGCTGGAGAAGATACTGTGAGAAAAGGACAAGAACTTGTAGAAGCCTTGAACTGTCAAGGCTTCCAGaaagaagataagaaaaatgAGCAATTGCTGGAAGAAGCCAAAGAAGTATTTGAATATGAAAAACAGGAAGCTGTGAGACATGGTGAATGTTCAACTGCTGTCCAGCAAGAGGAAGGCTCTGATTCAGCCTTTCCACAGGCTGAAAGCTTGGGGGCTCTGAAAACACCTGtggctctggcagctgcagcaggtggaGAGCATGTCGTGGCAGAAACTGCGACATGCACAGACATGACAGCCAAAACTGTACAGCCCTTGGCAACCACACCAGAGCAAATGGCTTCTGAAGAGGTCCCAATTTCTAATACTGACTGTTCAGGctgtgggactgcagagcttgGTAGTGTGGAGGCACCCAAGCCTAGAGTCACTTGTGCTTCCATGAATGGAATATCGGAGGAGCAAGagctgccccagagcacaggACAAGCCGAACACAATGGTGTTCCTCCCAGTCCCAGTCTGTCTCCCAGCCACCCAGAATTTCAGAAGCATGTTGTTCAGTCTGTGACCATAGAGTCCCAGAGCACAAAAATTGTATTGAATGCCATCCAGTCAGCTGTTCACAAACTTGCAGAAACAGAAGAGTCGGCTGCCCTTGACTCAGAGGAGAGCATTAAGTCCGTAGGGAAAGGCCCATCAGATAAAATTGTGCCTGAACTTCTGGGGAGTACACAGGTAGATCAACAGCTTCCAGTAAAAGAGGAAGAGATACGGAGTAAAGAACAAGAGCTCAAGCAACCAGGAATAGTGAAAACTGCTACCTTAACTGAGTCTGCAACTGTGGAAAAAGCAAAGGACATGCCTTTAATTTCTGAGATGCTGAAAGATGGGCAAAGTCAGAATTCTTTAACAATCATGACAAGCCCTGAAGACATTTCAAGGGAAAGTGTGAAACTTCAGAAATCAAGCCTAGAACAAAGTACTTCAGAAGATTCAACCAAAGACGCCCTAGACCTACACACAccaaaattaagggaaaaagaGGTTGGGTACATTATGGAAATGTCAGACCAACATACAGGACAGCAAACATGCAGAGAAAGTGAAGAACAACCGTATCACCCACCAGTGGAAGATGGGAAAACACAAATGTGTGAGGATGACAGTTGTCAAGAAGAAACATCTTGTGATAGACAAAGTCAGAACTCGGTGGCTCTGACGCCTTGA
- the AKAP12 gene encoding A-kinase anchor protein 12 isoform X3, translating to MAVPEDVLSAEDNTKDTLRNEKTEDESPKIPETTEVCSQPAALTTETASPLRKLFTQGWTGFRKKKSFRKPKEDEQQSPVKEEEKEIEGTTLTTEIDEKEEKPESEKQDEERNVTAVTSEVHEKERTEGEMQESEKTLAATGVEESEKKEIVKHDEQGQKEDPTAAAVKESAEGKKDEDDQERKLMEVSENLGKEEEKTEEGEKEGEVTEKPLKTKSVVPLVTDSVDKELKTSSEVLSVGEKLESMEKCEIDDRTEIASEETFETGSVAMEISSDQLRKSEGREGSKHALLGKDTIDEKTEEAELKMSPTADIAQGEALDITAEKKESKEHETKSTLSAPESKSFSTSEQPVDTGDNQQSVKPADGGLQGKPGTDTTDAVKLDETTVERTSEEAAGKRPLEGITNEVELLSSQEKTKLQGSPLKKLFTGTGLKKLSGKKQKGKREESKSGEQGEPIQHLSDSPDSPEEQKGESSASSPEEMSEIPSLEKSADGMQVTESEDATIPDVERKREAVTPWASFKKMVTPKKRVRRPSESDKEEEMDKTKSVAVSATENVVDENQGEIQENGIDQKPEKITEEPKRKVDASVSWETFICVGSSKKRARKSSSSDEESQKVEESGLSKETATDAVLTSSQESDQGQGNSSPEQAGSPSESEGISTWESFKRLVTARRRSKTRVEERTEDSVVGSSLEHSTSDGEPGKDESWVPFRKLMPGRRKKKSDGKAEPAHLKQAREDMAETAEEDSDVPAVVPLSEYEAAEQEKMEAQRVKDAEVMREQNSEVERAEKLEETLRMEQGSEGLVDAVAVTIVEEERAVSSIEERSPSWISAALTECIEQAREEEEKETQKIAEPGVPVEDAVVAPKTVPETRKDVSDDTTASELELTSEAVTALETAEASCAEETMEVSLAEETTEMVSAVSQLLETPDTTEEATPVQEVEATEQNLKELDKQTQKVLHEVAERVKSDVTQLISERAVTETIITTVQGLESELKSGAKDGNNVGQETVLLEQSLEKEHKEDGSQPQKSAGSIQGQNNVKENVLPEGSEKSEIPSAMEESTEGHQGYLEDHKEVNEVQRTTEETLSHGTEFHSTKATTPKEELFAKQEPSEQETNTEFTLDETRDECAPEGKPAVQDKTEDETSSLGLTAEKLEEEGRMLTVGSECTDADVTVFPVKTEKQDGIPDSEEQVCTKGVPSRTPALREEDDAVHNGVKSTEVTVPEVLLQSKGKTSVHPSKTVGSEAAADVEQSMNDESDRDIAAKYSVPAIEPQCRDKTTETPSKTDEAKGGEVEGAVLKSETWLESTSVVAEAPMQIEADGASNLASTCPEIVENGSAVITDKSPKKCETPSSLAGEDTVRKGQELVEALNCQGFQKEDKKNEQLLEEAKEVFEYEKQEAVRHGECSTAVQQEEGSDSAFPQAESLGALKTPVALAAAAGGEHVVAETATCTDMTAKTVQPLATTPEQMASEEVPISNTDCSGCGTAELGSVEAPKPRVTCASMNGISEEQELPQSTGQAEHNGVPPSPSLSPSHPEFQKHVVQSVTIESQSTKIVLNAIQSAVHKLAETEESAALDSEESIKSVGKGPSDKIVPELLGSTQVDQQLPVKEEEIRSKEQELKQPGIVKTATLTESATVEKAKDMPLISEMLKDGQSQNSLTIMTSPEDISRESVKLQKSSLEQSTSEDSTKDALDLHTPKLREKEVGYIMEMSDQHTGQQTCRESEEQPYHPPVEDGKTQMCEDDSCQEETSCDRQSQNSVALTP from the exons ATGGCAGTGCCTGAGGATGTACTCTCTGCAGAAGACAATACCAAAGATAcactgagaaatgaaaaaacagaAGATGAATCTCCTAAAATACCAGAAACAACTGAGGTTTGTTCTCAGCCAGCTGCTTTAACCACTGAAACTGCATCACCATTAAGAAAACTTTTTACTCAAGGATGGACTGgatttagaaaaaagaaaagttttaggAAGCCTAAAGAAGATGAACAACAGTCTCCTGTgaaagaagaggagaaagaaatagaGGGGACAACATTAACAACTGAAATTGATGAAAAGGAGGAGAAACCGGAATCTGAGAAGCAAGATGAAGAGAGGAATGTGACAGCAGTAACTAGTGAAGTGCATGAAAAGGAGCGAACTGAAGGTGAAAtgcaggagtcagaaaagacTCTGGCAGCCACAGGAGTAgaagaaagtgaaaagaaagagaTAGTCAAGCATGATGAGCAGGGACAAAAAGAGGacccaacagcagcagctgtaaaaGAAagtgcagagggaaaaaaagatgaagatgatcaagaaagaaaactgaTGGAAGTCTCAGAAAATCTTggtaaagaggaagaaaaaactgaagaaggagagaaagaaggtGAGGTGACAGAGAAGCCACTAAAAACAAAGTCAGTGGTACCTCTTGTCACTGACAGTGTGGACAAAGAATTGAAAACATCCTCAGAAGTCCTATCTGTGGGAGAAAAACTGGAGTCAATGGAGAAGTGTGAAATAGATGACAGAACTGAAATAGCCTCTGAAGAGACATTTGAAACAGGATCTGTGGCAATGGAAATTTCTAGTGATCAGCTTAGAAAAtctgaaggaagagaaggaagtaAACATGCTCTTCTTGGGAAAGATACAATAGATGAAAAAACAGAGGAAGCAGAATTGAAAATGTCACCCACAGCAGATATTGCACAGGGAGAAGCTCTGGATATAACcgcagagaagaaagaaagcaaagaacaTGAAACAAAGTCAACTCTCAGTGCTCCTGAATCAAAGTCCTTTTCTACTTCTGAGCAACCAGTTGACACAGGGGATAATCAACAGTCAGTCAAACCCGCTGATGGAGGACTACAGGGAAAACCTGGCACAGATACCACTGATGCTGTCAAACTAGATGAAACAACCGTGGAAAGAACTTCTGAAGAGGCAGCTGGAAAGAGGCCTCTTGAAGGTATCACAAATGAAGTAGAACTCCTGTCGTCTCAAGAAAAGACTAAACTACAAGGCAGCCCTTTAAAGAAACTCTTTACAGGTACTGGATTGAAGAAGCTGTCTGGAAAGAAGCAAAAAGGTAAAAGAGAAGAATCTAAGTCAGGGGAGCAGGGGGAACCAATTCAGCACTTATCAGATTCCCCAGATAGCCCAGAGGAACAAAAGGGGGAGAGTTCTGCTTCTTCTCCTGAGGAGATGAGTGAAATTCCCTCTTTGGAAAAATCTGCAGATGGAATGCAGGTCACTGAAAGTGAAGACGCCACAATTCCAGATGTGGAGCGAAAAAGAGAAGCTGTTACACCTTGGGCATCATTTAAAAAGATGGTGACTCCCAAGAAACGTGTCAGAAGGCCTTCTGAAAGTgataaagaagaagaaatggaTAAGACAAAGAGTGTTGCAGTATCTGCAACTGAAAATGTTGTTGATGAAAATCAGggagaaatacaagaaaatgGAATTGACCAGAAACCAGAGAAAATTACAGAAGAGCCCAAAAGAAAAGTTGATGCGTCTGTGTCCTGGGAAACTTTCATATGTGTAGGTTCTTCAAAGAAAAGAGCCAGGAAGTCATCATCATCTGATGAAGAAAGCCAAAAAGTAGAAGAGTCTGGACTGAGCAAAGAAACAGCAACAGATGCAGTTCTTACTAGCTCTCAGGAGAGTGATCAAGGACAAGGGAATTCTTCCCCTGAACAAGCTGGAAGTCCATCTGAAAGTGAAGGAATTTCAACATGGGAATCATTTAAAAGGTTAGTTACTGCAAGAAGGAGATCCAAAACCAGAGTGGAAGAGAGAACTGAGGACTCTGTTGTGGGATCTAGCCTGGAACATTCAACATCGGATGGTGAGCCTGGGAAAGATGAATCATGGGTTCCATTTAGAAAGTTGATGCCTGGACGCAGGAAGAAAAAGTCAGATGGAAAGGCAGAACCAGCACATCTTAAACAAGCAAGAGAAGACATGGCAGAAACAGCTGAGGAAGATTCTGATGTTCCAGCTGTTGTTCCTTTATCTGAATATGAAGCAGCAGAACAGGAGAAAATGGAAGCTCAACGAGTGAAAGATGCTGAAGTGATGAGAGAACAAAACAGTGAGGTAGAGAGAGCAGAAAAGTTAGAGGAGACCCTGAGGATGGAGCAAGGATCTGAAGGGCTGGTAGATGCAGTTGCTGTTACCATTGTGGAAGAAGAAAGGGCAGTGAGCAGCATTGAGGAAAGGTCACCATCATGGAtatctgctgctctgacagagTGCATTGAGCAGgcaagagaagaagaagagaaagaaactcAGAAAATAGCTGAACCGGGTGTTCCTGTGGAGGATGCTGTGGTAGCTCCTAAGACAGTGCCAGAGACTAGAAAGGATGTAAGTGATGACACCACAGCAAGTGAGCTGGAGCTAACTTCCGAAGCCGTGACTGCTCTGGAGACAGCAGAAGCTTCCTGTGCTGAAGAAACCATGGAGGTGTCCCTTGCCGAGGAGACAACTGAGATGGTTTCTGCTGTTTCACAGTTGTTAGAAACCCCAGATACTACAGAGGAAGCTACACCAGTTCAAGAAGTAGAGGCCACTGAACAAAATTTGAAAGAATTGGACAAACAGACACAAAAAGTTCTTCATGAAGTTGCTGAAAGAGTAAAGTCAGATGTAACACAGCTGATTAGTGAAAGAGCTGTGACAGAAACTATAATTACAACAGTTCAGGGACTTGAGTCAGAATTGAAAAGTGGTGCTAAAGATGGGAACAATGTTGGCCAGGAAACTGTTCTGCTTGAACAGTCCTTGGAAAAAGAACACAAAGAGGatggctcccagccccagaaaAGTGCAGGGAGCATTCAGGGCCAAAACAATGTTAAAGAGAATGTATTACCTGAAGGTTCAGAGAAAAGTGAAATACCTTCTGCGAtggaagaaagcacagaaggaCATCAAGGATATTTAGAAGACCATAAAGAAGTCAATGAAGTGCAGAGGACAACAGAGGAAACTTTATCGCATGGCACAGAGTTTCACAGCACTAAAGCCACCACTCCCAAGGAAGAGCTGTTTGCAAAGCAGGAGCCTTCAGAACAAGAGACAAATACGGAGTTTACACTGGATGAGACAAGAGATGAATGTGCTCCAGAAGGAAAGCCTGCA GTTCAGGACAAGACAGAGGATGAGACCTCATCCTTGGGGCTTACAGCTGAAAAGCTTGAAGAAGAGGGTAGAATGCTCACTGTGGGATCAGAGTGCACAGACGCAGATGTCACAGTCTTTCCTGTTAAAACTGAGAAACAAGATGGAATTCCTGACTCAGAAGAGCAAGTTTGTACTAAAGGAGTTCCTAGCAGGACACCTGCCCTGAGAGAGGAAGATGATGCTGTGCACAACGGAGTAAAAAGCACAGAAGTCACTGTTCCTGAGGTTCTGCTGCAGAGCAAGGGAAAAACCTCTGTCCATCCTTCAAAAACAGTTGGCTCAGAAGCAGCTGCAGATGTGGAGCAGAGCATGAATGATGAGTCTGACAGGGACATTGCAGCAAAATATTCTGTGCCTGCCATAGAGCCACAATGCAGGGACAAAACAACTGAAACCCCCTCCAAGACTGATGAAGCCAAAGGTGGTGAAGTGGAAGGTGCTGTGCTCAAATCTGAAACATGGTTGGAGAGCACTTCCGTTGTTGCTGAGGCTCCCATGCAGATTGAAGCAGATGGGGCATCTAATTTAGCATCAACGTGCCCAGAGATCGTTGAAAATGGAAGTGCTGTTATCACTGATAAAAGTCCTAAGAAATGTGAAACACCTAGCAGTTTGGCTGGAGAAGATACTGTGAGAAAAGGACAAGAACTTGTAGAAGCCTTGAACTGTCAAGGCTTCCAGaaagaagataagaaaaatgAGCAATTGCTGGAAGAAGCCAAAGAAGTATTTGAATATGAAAAACAGGAAGCTGTGAGACATGGTGAATGTTCAACTGCTGTCCAGCAAGAGGAAGGCTCTGATTCAGCCTTTCCACAGGCTGAAAGCTTGGGGGCTCTGAAAACACCTGtggctctggcagctgcagcaggtggaGAGCATGTCGTGGCAGAAACTGCGACATGCACAGACATGACAGCCAAAACTGTACAGCCCTTGGCAACCACACCAGAGCAAATGGCTTCTGAAGAGGTCCCAATTTCTAATACTGACTGTTCAGGctgtgggactgcagagcttgGTAGTGTGGAGGCACCCAAGCCTAGAGTCACTTGTGCTTCCATGAATGGAATATCGGAGGAGCAAGagctgccccagagcacaggACAAGCCGAACACAATGGTGTTCCTCCCAGTCCCAGTCTGTCTCCCAGCCACCCAGAATTTCAGAAGCATGTTGTTCAGTCTGTGACCATAGAGTCCCAGAGCACAAAAATTGTATTGAATGCCATCCAGTCAGCTGTTCACAAACTTGCAGAAACAGAAGAGTCGGCTGCCCTTGACTCAGAGGAGAGCATTAAGTCCGTAGGGAAAGGCCCATCAGATAAAATTGTGCCTGAACTTCTGGGGAGTACACAGGTAGATCAACAGCTTCCAGTAAAAGAGGAAGAGATACGGAGTAAAGAACAAGAGCTCAAGCAACCAGGAATAGTGAAAACTGCTACCTTAACTGAGTCTGCAACTGTGGAAAAAGCAAAGGACATGCCTTTAATTTCTGAGATGCTGAAAGATGGGCAAAGTCAGAATTCTTTAACAATCATGACAAGCCCTGAAGACATTTCAAGGGAAAGTGTGAAACTTCAGAAATCAAGCCTAGAACAAAGTACTTCAGAAGATTCAACCAAAGACGCCCTAGACCTACACACAccaaaattaagggaaaaagaGGTTGGGTACATTATGGAAATGTCAGACCAACATACAGGACAGCAAACATGCAGAGAAAGTGAAGAACAACCGTATCACCCACCAGTGGAAGATGGGAAAACACAAATGTGTGAGGATGACAGTTGTCAAGAAGAAACATCTTGTGATAGACAAAGTCAGAACTCGGTGGCTCTGACGCCTTGA